The Halobacterium litoreum genome includes a region encoding these proteins:
- the ahaH gene encoding ATP synthase archaeal subunit H — MPRPEVLDEIKSAESDADDIVAEAEEDREQRLSEARTRADEIRAEAEEEARELKDERLEEARDDIESERERILEEGEAEREELASQAESNEDDAVEFALEQFKEAVHAQT, encoded by the coding sequence ATGCCAAGGCCAGAGGTTCTCGACGAAATCAAATCGGCAGAATCGGACGCCGACGACATCGTGGCCGAGGCCGAGGAGGACCGCGAACAGCGGCTCTCCGAGGCCCGGACGCGAGCCGATGAAATCCGTGCCGAAGCGGAGGAGGAGGCTCGCGAACTGAAAGACGAACGGCTCGAAGAAGCACGCGACGACATCGAATCCGAGCGCGAACGCATCCTCGAGGAGGGCGAGGCGGAACGCGAGGAACTCGCCTCGCAGGCCGAGTCCAACGAGGACGACGCCGTCGAGTTCGCGCTCGAACAGTTCAAGGAGGCGGTACATGCTCAGACCTGA
- a CDS encoding V-type ATP synthase subunit I — protein sequence MLRPERMSKVSVAGSRRVLGDVIEAIHDLDLVHLSDYDGSIEGFENGDPLEGADEASDKLVTVRSLKSTLGVSEEDAGPTRIVTDEALETELEEIRVEVNELDDRQSELEDELRAIEERIDAAEPFADLGIDLDLLSGYDSLQVEVGEGNADAIRSALQESEAVAAFELFTGDGTVGVFVRPRGDDPAALDDALVGVDFARLEIPDAEGSPESYVEELRHERQTLESKLENVENELENLRLEHAGFLLAAEEKLAIDVQKTEVPLQFATTEHAFVAEGWIPSGEYSTFVEHVQNAVGEHAAVEELEVADYEPSGHGHHAPADEASAEAATDGGTSAEFDEDDSPPVIQDNPGPVKPFEALTEVINRPKYTELDPSIVLFLTFPAFYGFMIGDLGYGILYAALGYWLYAGFESEMISKLGGVAMWAGGFTALFGVLYGEIFGLHLVTEYLWHGVVGLADAPLKKGLHVGAFAELWLAASLLFGVAHLAVGYMFGLVNESRSHGLKAAVTESGGPLLLMAGVAAWLFSTHMQSGGGPRPELLYRALELPPIVGIVGLGLALVGLVLVTIGEGAAGFLESPTYALVNTVSYTRIAAVLLAKAGMAYVVNLLVFGAYEVHLKEPETIDYMFGLFSTTIEHETHFMVFSGSHGYETLFPGLIHMGWGGVIAGVIVLVLGHLLVLALGVTSAGLQTLRLEYVEFFNKFYEGGGAKYNPFGYTRNYTTED from the coding sequence ATGCTCAGACCTGAGCGAATGAGCAAGGTCTCGGTGGCGGGCTCCCGGCGCGTGCTGGGGGACGTCATCGAGGCGATTCACGACCTCGACTTGGTCCACCTCTCGGACTACGACGGCTCCATCGAGGGCTTCGAGAACGGCGACCCGCTGGAGGGCGCCGACGAAGCCTCCGACAAACTCGTCACGGTGCGCTCGCTCAAGTCCACCCTCGGCGTCTCCGAGGAGGACGCGGGCCCGACGCGCATCGTCACCGACGAGGCCCTGGAGACGGAACTGGAGGAGATTCGCGTCGAGGTCAACGAACTCGACGACCGGCAGAGCGAACTCGAGGACGAACTCCGCGCCATCGAAGAGCGAATCGACGCCGCGGAGCCGTTCGCCGACCTCGGCATCGACCTCGACTTGCTGTCGGGCTACGACAGCCTGCAGGTCGAAGTCGGTGAGGGGAACGCCGACGCGATTCGGTCCGCGCTCCAGGAGTCGGAGGCCGTCGCGGCCTTCGAACTGTTCACGGGCGACGGGACCGTCGGCGTGTTCGTTCGCCCGCGCGGCGACGACCCCGCGGCGCTCGACGACGCGCTCGTCGGCGTGGACTTCGCGCGCCTCGAAATCCCCGACGCGGAGGGGAGCCCGGAGTCCTACGTCGAGGAGCTGCGCCACGAGCGACAGACCCTCGAATCCAAGTTGGAGAACGTCGAGAACGAACTCGAGAACCTCCGACTCGAACACGCCGGCTTCCTCCTCGCGGCCGAGGAGAAACTCGCCATCGACGTCCAGAAGACGGAAGTGCCACTCCAGTTCGCGACGACCGAACACGCGTTCGTCGCCGAGGGCTGGATTCCGAGCGGCGAGTACTCCACGTTCGTCGAGCACGTCCAGAACGCGGTCGGCGAGCACGCCGCCGTCGAGGAACTGGAAGTCGCGGACTACGAGCCGTCCGGTCACGGCCACCACGCGCCCGCCGACGAGGCGAGCGCGGAAGCCGCGACCGACGGCGGGACGTCCGCGGAGTTCGACGAGGACGACAGTCCGCCGGTCATCCAGGACAACCCCGGCCCGGTGAAGCCGTTCGAGGCGCTCACCGAGGTCATCAACCGGCCGAAGTACACGGAACTCGACCCGAGTATCGTGTTGTTCCTGACGTTCCCCGCGTTCTACGGGTTCATGATCGGGGACCTCGGGTACGGCATCCTGTACGCCGCGCTCGGCTACTGGCTCTACGCCGGCTTCGAGAGCGAGATGATTTCGAAGCTCGGCGGCGTCGCGATGTGGGCCGGCGGATTCACGGCCCTCTTCGGCGTCCTGTACGGCGAAATATTCGGCCTCCACCTCGTCACGGAGTACCTGTGGCACGGGGTCGTCGGCCTCGCAGACGCACCCCTGAAGAAGGGGCTTCACGTCGGCGCGTTCGCCGAACTCTGGCTTGCAGCGAGTCTCCTGTTCGGCGTCGCCCACCTCGCGGTCGGCTACATGTTCGGGCTCGTCAACGAGTCCCGTTCGCACGGCCTGAAGGCGGCCGTCACCGAGAGCGGCGGTCCGCTCCTGTTGATGGCCGGCGTCGCCGCGTGGCTGTTCAGCACGCACATGCAGTCCGGCGGCGGTCCGCGCCCCGAGTTGCTGTATCGCGCACTCGAACTCCCGCCGATCGTGGGTATCGTCGGGCTCGGCCTCGCGCTGGTCGGGCTCGTCCTCGTCACCATCGGCGAAGGCGCCGCCGGGTTCCTCGAGAGCCCGACGTACGCCCTCGTCAACACGGTCTCGTACACGCGGATTGCGGCCGTCCTGCTCGCGAAGGCGGGCATGGCGTACGTCGTGAACCTCCTCGTGTTCGGGGCCTACGAGGTCCACCTCAAGGAGCCCGAGACCATCGACTACATGTTCGGGCTGTTCTCGACGACCATCGAACACGAGACCCACTTCATGGTGTTCAGTGGCTCACACGGCTACGAGACACTGTTCCCCGGTCTCATTCACATGGGCTGGGGTGGCGTCATCGCCGGCGTCATCGTGCTGGTCCTCGGGCACCTATTGGTGCTGGCGCTCGGGGTCACATCCGCCGGCTTACAGACGCTACGCCTCGAATACGTGGAGTTCTTTAACAAGTTTTATGAGGGCGGTGGAGCGAAGTACAACCCGTTCGGTTACACGCGAAACTACACCACTGAGGACTAA
- a CDS encoding F0F1 ATP synthase subunit C: protein MIESLTEFATIATQSAGSSSPAITPKSAAALAVGLAALAAGYAERGIGSAAVGAIAEDQDLFGTGLILTVLPETLVILALVVVFVVPSAF, encoded by the coding sequence ATGATTGAGAGTCTCACAGAGTTCGCTACGATCGCAACGCAATCGGCTGGCAGCAGCAGCCCCGCAATCACCCCGAAGTCCGCGGCAGCGCTCGCCGTCGGTCTCGCCGCACTCGCAGCAGGCTACGCGGAACGCGGTATCGGTAGCGCCGCAGTCGGTGCCATCGCGGAAGACCAGGACCTCTTCGGTACGGGCCTCATCCTGACGGTCCTCCCGGAGACGCTGGTCATCCTCGCGCTGGTCGTCGTCTTCGTCGTCCCGTCCGCGTTCTGA
- a CDS encoding V-type ATP synthase subunit E, producing the protein MSLETVVEDIRDEARERAKEIRADAEERADDLVAEAEADAEATIEAAEAEAEREVEREREQKLSSAKLEAKQMRLEARRDALESVREQVADRIAAIDGDEREELTRELLDAAADEFESDADVSVYGRADDEALISDILDDYDGYEYAGEYDCLGGVVVESETSRVRVNNTFDSVLEDVWENNLKAISARLFDEEQ; encoded by the coding sequence ATGAGTCTGGAAACAGTAGTTGAGGACATCCGAGACGAAGCCCGCGAGCGCGCGAAGGAGATTCGCGCAGACGCCGAAGAGCGCGCCGACGACCTCGTCGCGGAAGCCGAAGCCGACGCCGAAGCCACCATCGAGGCGGCCGAGGCCGAGGCCGAACGAGAGGTCGAGCGGGAGCGAGAGCAGAAGCTCTCCAGCGCGAAACTCGAGGCGAAACAGATGCGCCTCGAAGCGCGCCGCGACGCCCTCGAATCCGTCCGCGAGCAGGTCGCCGACCGCATCGCGGCCATCGACGGCGACGAGCGCGAGGAGCTCACCCGCGAGCTCCTCGACGCCGCCGCCGACGAGTTCGAGAGCGACGCCGACGTCAGCGTGTACGGTCGCGCCGACGACGAAGCACTCATCTCGGATATCCTCGACGACTACGACGGCTACGAGTACGCCGGCGAGTACGACTGTCTCGGCGGCGTCGTTGTCGAGAGCGAGACGTCCAGGGTCCGCGTGAACAACACGTTCGACTCGGTCCTCGAGGACGTCTGGGAGAACAACCTGAAAGCGATCAGCGCCCGACTGTTCGACGAGGAGCAATGA
- a CDS encoding V-type ATP synthase subunit C — MSASGTANYEYVVARVRHRRASLFSDDEYRKLLRMGTGEIARFMEETEYEDAVNNLGSRYSGVDLVEYALNETLAADFDALLRWSEGRLYEQVARYLRKFDAWNVKTVLRGLYSESTADEIRTDLIDAGELDEELLDRLVAAESIEQVVELLDDTMFGAYLEPAFEDYEQTGTLVPLENAVDRAYYENLVPDSVGNRDSPQALYAEFLHAEIDFRNVRNALRLARSGADVDPEEYFIEGGTLFSASELAQLVGNRSELVTRIRESRYGDELSAALDELERADSLIGFEHALDRALLEFSDHLSHVYPLSVCPVLAYVLAKEREVDNIRAIARGREAGLSEDEIEEELVIL; from the coding sequence ATGAGCGCGTCCGGCACGGCAAACTACGAGTACGTGGTCGCCCGCGTTCGCCACCGCCGCGCCAGCCTGTTCAGCGACGACGAGTACCGCAAGCTCCTCCGCATGGGCACCGGCGAAATCGCGCGCTTCATGGAGGAGACGGAGTACGAGGACGCGGTCAACAACCTCGGCTCCCGGTACAGCGGCGTCGACCTCGTGGAGTACGCGCTCAACGAGACGCTCGCCGCCGACTTCGACGCGCTGTTGCGCTGGAGCGAGGGCCGGCTCTACGAGCAGGTCGCTCGCTACCTGCGGAAGTTCGACGCGTGGAACGTCAAGACCGTGCTCCGGGGGCTGTACTCGGAGTCGACGGCCGACGAGATTCGCACCGACCTCATCGACGCCGGCGAACTGGACGAGGAACTCCTCGACCGGCTCGTCGCCGCCGAGAGCATCGAGCAGGTCGTCGAGTTGCTCGACGACACGATGTTCGGTGCGTACCTCGAACCGGCGTTCGAGGACTACGAGCAGACCGGTACGCTCGTCCCCCTCGAGAACGCCGTCGACCGCGCGTACTACGAGAACCTCGTCCCCGACTCCGTCGGGAACAGGGACAGCCCGCAGGCGCTGTACGCCGAGTTCCTGCACGCGGAAATCGACTTCCGGAACGTCCGGAACGCGCTCCGTCTCGCGCGCTCCGGCGCGGACGTCGACCCCGAGGAGTACTTCATCGAGGGCGGCACGCTGTTCTCGGCGTCCGAACTCGCGCAGCTCGTCGGGAACCGCTCGGAGCTCGTCACTCGCATCCGCGAGAGCCGGTACGGCGACGAGCTGTCGGCGGCGCTGGACGAACTGGAGCGGGCGGACAGCCTCATCGGGTTCGAGCACGCACTCGACCGCGCGCTGCTCGAGTTCTCCGACCACCTGTCCCACGTCTACCCGCTGTCGGTCTGTCCGGTGCTGGCGTACGTGCTCGCGAAGGAACGCGAAGTGGACAACATCCGTGCCATCGCTCGCGGCCGCGAGGCCGGCTTGAGCGAGGACGAAATCGAGGAGGAACTCGTCATCCTATGA
- a CDS encoding V-type ATP synthase subunit F, producing the protein MSQEIAVIGSPEFTTGFRLAGVRKFENVPQDEKDEDLDDAVEAVLGDGDVGIAVMHDEDLDHLSRRVREQVETSVEPTFVTIGGGSAGGSGLRDQIKRAIGIDLMAEDEGESENE; encoded by the coding sequence ATGAGCCAGGAAATCGCAGTCATCGGTAGCCCGGAGTTCACCACCGGGTTCCGGCTGGCCGGCGTGCGAAAATTCGAGAACGTCCCCCAGGACGAGAAAGACGAGGACCTCGACGACGCGGTCGAAGCGGTCCTCGGCGACGGCGACGTCGGCATCGCGGTGATGCACGACGAGGACCTCGACCACCTCTCGCGGCGCGTCCGCGAACAGGTGGAGACGAGCGTCGAACCGACGTTCGTCACCATTGGCGGCGGCTCCGCCGGCGGCAGTGGACTCCGCGACCAGATCAAGCGCGCCATCGGTATCGACCTGATGGCCGAGGACGAAGGTGAGAGTGAGAACGAATGA
- a CDS encoding ATP synthase subunit A, whose protein sequence is MSQAEEITDSGEIESVSGPVVTATGLEAQMNDVVYVGDEGLMGEVIEIEDDVTTIQVYEETSGIGPGEPVDNTGEPLTVDLGPGMLDSIYDGVQRPLDVLEDEMGAFLDRGVDAPGIDLEKEWDFEPSVEEGDEVEAGDVLGTVSETVSIEHKVLVPPRSDGGEVAEVNAGEHTVDEAVVVLESGEEIAMRQEWPVRRARPTEDKHTPRTPLVTGQRIQDGLFPLAKGGTAAIPGPFGSGKTVTQQQLAKWSDADIVVYIGCGERGNEMTEVIEDFPELEDPQTGNPLMARTCLIANTSNMPVAARESCIYTGITIAEYYRDMGYDVALMADSTSRWAEAMREISSRLEEMPGEEGYPAYLAARLAQFYERAGLYTTLNDEEGSVSVVGAVSPPGGDFSEPVTQNTLRIVKTFWALDADLAERRHFPAINWDESYSLYKEQLDPWWRENVSEDFPEVRQWAVDVLDEETELEEIVQLVGKDALPEDQQLTLEVARYIREAWLQQNALHDVDTNCEPKKTYKMLTAIKTFNDEAFDALDAGVPVEEIQDVDAAPKLNRMGVQEDWDAYIEELKDDLAEQLRDLY, encoded by the coding sequence ATGAGCCAAGCAGAAGAAATCACTGACTCCGGCGAAATCGAGAGCGTGAGCGGTCCGGTCGTGACCGCCACGGGCCTCGAAGCCCAGATGAACGACGTCGTCTACGTGGGCGACGAGGGTCTGATGGGCGAGGTCATCGAAATCGAAGACGACGTAACAACCATCCAGGTGTACGAGGAGACGTCCGGCATCGGGCCGGGCGAACCCGTCGACAACACCGGCGAACCCCTGACCGTGGACCTCGGGCCGGGCATGCTGGACTCCATCTACGACGGCGTCCAGCGCCCGCTCGACGTCCTCGAGGACGAGATGGGGGCGTTCCTCGACCGCGGTGTCGACGCGCCCGGCATCGACCTCGAGAAGGAGTGGGACTTCGAGCCGTCCGTCGAGGAGGGCGACGAGGTCGAGGCCGGCGACGTGCTGGGCACGGTCTCCGAGACCGTCAGCATCGAGCACAAGGTCCTCGTCCCGCCGCGCAGCGACGGCGGCGAGGTCGCCGAGGTGAACGCCGGCGAGCACACGGTCGACGAAGCGGTCGTCGTGCTCGAGTCCGGCGAGGAAATCGCGATGCGACAGGAGTGGCCGGTCCGCCGCGCGCGTCCGACCGAGGACAAGCACACGCCGCGGACGCCGCTCGTCACGGGCCAGCGCATTCAGGACGGCCTGTTCCCGCTCGCGAAGGGTGGCACGGCGGCGATTCCGGGTCCGTTCGGGTCCGGGAAGACCGTCACCCAGCAGCAGCTCGCGAAGTGGTCCGACGCGGACATCGTCGTGTACATCGGTTGCGGCGAGCGCGGGAACGAGATGACGGAAGTCATCGAGGACTTCCCCGAACTCGAGGACCCGCAGACCGGGAACCCGCTGATGGCGCGGACGTGCCTCATCGCGAACACGTCCAACATGCCCGTCGCGGCCCGCGAGTCCTGTATCTACACGGGTATCACCATCGCGGAGTACTACCGCGACATGGGGTACGACGTGGCGCTGATGGCCGACTCCACCTCGCGGTGGGCCGAGGCCATGCGCGAGATTTCCTCCCGACTGGAGGAGATGCCGGGCGAGGAGGGGTACCCCGCGTACCTCGCCGCTCGCCTCGCGCAGTTCTACGAGCGCGCCGGTCTCTACACCACCCTGAACGACGAAGAGGGGTCGGTGTCCGTGGTCGGTGCGGTCAGCCCGCCGGGCGGCGACTTCTCCGAGCCGGTCACCCAGAACACGCTGCGCATCGTGAAGACGTTCTGGGCGCTGGACGCGGACCTCGCCGAGCGCCGGCACTTCCCCGCCATCAACTGGGACGAGTCCTACAGCCTGTACAAGGAACAGCTCGACCCGTGGTGGCGCGAGAACGTCTCCGAGGACTTCCCGGAGGTCCGGCAGTGGGCCGTCGACGTCCTCGACGAGGAGACGGAACTCGAAGAGATTGTCCAGCTCGTCGGCAAGGACGCGCTCCCGGAGGACCAGCAGCTGACCCTCGAGGTCGCTCGCTACATCCGGGAGGCGTGGCTCCAGCAGAACGCGCTCCACGACGTCGACACCAACTGTGAGCCGAAGAAGACGTACAAGATGCTCACGGCCATCAAGACGTTCAACGACGAGGCGTTCGACGCGCTCGACGCCGGCGTCCCGGTCGAGGAGATTCAGGACGTCGACGCGGCGCCGAAGCTCAACCGGATGGGCGTCCAGGAGGACTGGGACGCGTACATCGAGGAGCTGAAAGACGACCTGGCCGAGCAACTACGGGACCTCTACTAA
- a CDS encoding ATP synthase subunit B, giving the protein MKEYQTITEVSGPLVYVEIDEPVAYDEMVEVETPDGEIKRGQVLESSDEFVAIQIFEGTEGIGQDASVRFLGETLKMPVTEDLLGRVLDGSGNPIDGGPDIVPDERRDIVGEAINPHAREYPEEFIQTGVSAIDGMNTLVRGQKLPIFSASGLPHSDLALQIARQASVPEEEDEGEESEFAVVFGAMGITAEEANEFMEDFERTGALERSVVFMNLADDPAVERTVTPRMALTTAEYLAFDKDYHVLVILTDMTNYCEALREIGAAREEVPGRRGYPGYMYTDLAQLYERAGRIEGQEGSVTQIPILTMPGDDDTHPIPDLTGYITEGQIMMNRDLNSQGVTPPVNVLPSLSRLMDDGIGEGLTREDHGDVSDQLYAAYAEGEDLRDLVNIVGREALSERDNLYLDFADRFEDEFVDQGFHTDRSVEETLDLGWDLLSIFPKDALNRIDEELIEEHYVEDDAEAEEAAAAD; this is encoded by the coding sequence ATGAAAGAGTACCAGACAATCACCGAAGTCAGCGGTCCGCTGGTGTACGTCGAGATCGACGAGCCGGTCGCGTACGACGAGATGGTCGAGGTCGAGACGCCTGACGGCGAAATCAAGCGCGGTCAGGTGCTCGAGTCCAGCGACGAGTTCGTCGCCATCCAGATCTTCGAGGGCACCGAGGGCATCGGGCAGGACGCCTCGGTGCGGTTCCTCGGCGAGACCCTGAAGATGCCGGTGACCGAGGACCTCCTCGGTCGCGTGCTCGACGGGTCCGGCAACCCCATCGACGGGGGGCCGGACATCGTGCCCGACGAACGACGCGACATCGTCGGCGAAGCAATCAACCCTCACGCCCGCGAGTACCCCGAGGAGTTCATCCAGACCGGCGTCTCCGCCATCGACGGGATGAACACGCTGGTGCGCGGCCAGAAGCTGCCGATTTTCTCGGCGTCCGGTCTGCCCCACAGCGACCTCGCACTCCAGATTGCGCGGCAGGCGTCCGTGCCGGAGGAAGAAGACGAGGGCGAGGAGAGCGAGTTCGCAGTGGTCTTCGGCGCGATGGGTATCACCGCCGAGGAAGCCAACGAGTTCATGGAGGACTTCGAGCGCACCGGCGCACTGGAGCGCTCCGTGGTCTTCATGAACCTCGCGGACGACCCCGCCGTCGAGCGGACGGTCACGCCGCGGATGGCGCTGACCACGGCGGAGTACCTCGCGTTCGACAAGGACTACCACGTCCTCGTCATCCTGACGGACATGACGAACTACTGCGAGGCGCTCCGCGAGATCGGCGCGGCTCGCGAGGAGGTGCCGGGTCGGCGTGGCTACCCCGGGTACATGTACACGGACCTGGCGCAGCTCTACGAGCGCGCCGGCCGCATCGAGGGCCAGGAGGGGTCTGTCACCCAGATTCCCATCCTGACGATGCCGGGCGACGACGACACGCACCCGATTCCGGACCTCACCGGGTACATCACCGAGGGCCAGATCATGATGAACCGCGACCTGAACAGCCAGGGCGTCACGCCGCCGGTGAACGTCCTGCCGAGCCTGTCGCGGCTGATGGACGACGGTATCGGCGAGGGCCTCACGCGCGAGGACCACGGCGACGTCTCCGACCAGCTGTACGCGGCGTACGCGGAAGGTGAGGACCTCCGCGACCTCGTGAACATCGTCGGTCGCGAGGCGCTCAGCGAGCGGGACAACCTCTATCTGGACTTCGCGGACCGCTTCGAGGACGAGTTCGTCGACCAGGGCTTCCACACGGACCGCTCCGTGGAGGAGACCCTCGACCTCGGTTGGGACCTGCTGTCCATCTTCCCGAAGGACGCGCTCAACCGCATCGACGAGGAACTCATCGAGGAGCACTACGTCGAGGACGACGCCGAGGCCGAGGAAGCCGCGGCGGCGGACTAG
- a CDS encoding lycopene cyclase domain-containing protein: MTGLTYAQFLVVFVAPVVAALAVGRARRRESLVRTGGVGVLLVLALAYTTPWDNYLVARGVWWYGDGTVLARVWHAPIEEYAFIALQTVATGLWVQRLAGTPDPEFLPSFRHAVAGLLAGGVVGVVGVAFLARDATFYLGAILAWAAPVFALQWAVGWRYLWARRRRFALAVAVPTLYLAGVDRIAIAADVWSLSNRYTTEIGVLGLPVEEGAFFLVTNLFVAQGLVLYDWVVARWG, encoded by the coding sequence GTGACCGGTCTCACGTACGCGCAGTTTCTCGTCGTCTTCGTCGCGCCCGTCGTCGCCGCGCTCGCGGTCGGCCGCGCGCGCCGCCGCGAGTCGCTGGTTCGTACGGGCGGCGTCGGCGTCCTGCTCGTCCTCGCGCTCGCGTACACGACGCCGTGGGACAACTACCTCGTCGCGCGCGGCGTCTGGTGGTACGGCGACGGCACCGTGCTCGCGCGCGTCTGGCACGCGCCAATCGAGGAGTACGCGTTTATCGCGCTCCAGACCGTCGCGACCGGGCTCTGGGTGCAACGGCTCGCCGGAACGCCGGACCCGGAGTTCCTGCCGTCCTTCCGCCACGCTGTAGCCGGTCTGCTCGCGGGCGGCGTCGTCGGCGTCGTCGGCGTCGCGTTCCTCGCTCGGGACGCGACGTTCTACCTCGGCGCCATCCTCGCGTGGGCGGCGCCCGTGTTCGCGCTCCAGTGGGCCGTCGGCTGGCGGTACCTGTGGGCGCGCCGTCGCCGGTTCGCGCTCGCCGTCGCCGTGCCGACGCTCTACCTCGCCGGCGTCGACCGAATCGCCATCGCCGCCGACGTGTGGTCGCTCTCGAACCGGTACACGACGGAAATCGGCGTGCTCGGCCTCCCAGTCGAGGAGGGCGCGTTCTTCCTCGTCACCAACCTCTTCGTCGCGCAGGGCCTAGTGCTGTACGACTGGGTGGTCGCGAGATGGGGGTAG
- a CDS encoding Brp/Blh family beta-carotene 15,15'-dioxygenase — translation MGVADARRALATPALAAGWVGVAVAALPSILGVSLSPTARYAPLAASVVVFGLPHGAIDWVALPRAVTGKFTARWLPVVGALYLLLGGAYAAVWFLWPVPAALAFVALTWFHWGQGDIYPLRAFAGADHLDSRGVRAGTLLVRGGLPMLVPLLGHPETYRDVVAAFAAPFGGRVGDLAIFDSEVRFALGVAFAALTVGTLAAGRLAAENRRAWRVDAGETLGLWAFFLVAPPVFAVGVYFCLWHSVRHVARAVELDDRSRPALARGDLLGPLRRFAVEAAPLTAAALALLGGLAVVVPDPPTTLSGWSGLYLAFVAILTLPHVAVVTWMDRAQGA, via the coding sequence ATGGGGGTAGCCGACGCCCGGCGCGCGCTCGCGACGCCCGCACTCGCCGCCGGCTGGGTTGGCGTCGCGGTGGCCGCGCTGCCCTCGATTCTCGGCGTCTCGCTGTCGCCGACCGCGCGGTACGCGCCACTCGCCGCGAGCGTCGTCGTCTTCGGCCTCCCGCACGGCGCCATCGACTGGGTGGCGCTTCCCCGGGCAGTCACCGGGAAATTCACCGCCCGATGGCTCCCCGTGGTCGGCGCGCTCTACCTCCTGTTGGGCGGCGCGTACGCCGCGGTCTGGTTCCTGTGGCCGGTCCCGGCGGCGCTCGCGTTCGTCGCGCTGACGTGGTTCCACTGGGGGCAGGGCGACATCTACCCCCTGCGAGCGTTCGCGGGCGCGGACCACCTCGACTCGCGGGGCGTGCGCGCCGGCACGCTCCTCGTGCGCGGCGGCCTCCCGATGCTCGTTCCTCTGCTCGGCCACCCCGAGACGTACCGCGACGTGGTGGCCGCGTTCGCCGCGCCGTTCGGCGGGCGCGTCGGCGACCTCGCCATCTTCGACTCCGAAGTCCGATTCGCGCTCGGCGTCGCGTTCGCCGCGCTCACTGTGGGGACGCTCGCGGCGGGCCGACTGGCCGCCGAGAACCGGCGCGCGTGGCGCGTGGACGCCGGCGAGACCCTCGGCCTGTGGGCGTTCTTCCTCGTCGCTCCGCCCGTGTTCGCGGTGGGCGTCTACTTCTGTCTCTGGCACTCGGTCCGCCACGTCGCGCGCGCCGTCGAACTCGACGACCGGTCTCGGCCGGCGCTCGCGCGCGGCGACCTCCTCGGGCCGCTCCGCCGGTTCGCCGTCGAAGCCGCGCCGCTCACGGCGGCCGCGCTCGCCCTGCTAGGTGGTCTCGCCGTCGTCGTTCCGGACCCGCCGACGACGCTCTCGGGGTGGTCGGGCCTCTACCTCGCGTTCGTCGCGATACTCACGCTCCCGCACGTCGCGGTGGTGACGTGGATGGACCGCGCGCAGGGCGCGTGA
- a CDS encoding V-type ATP synthase subunit D, with translation MAQDIKPTRKNLMEIEDRIELSERGHDTLEQKRDGLIMEFMDILDQAQDVREGLESDYDTAQKKINMARAMEGDIAVRGAAAALEEHPEITVESRNIMGVVVPQIESSKVKKSLDERGYGILGTSARIDEAAEAYEELLESIVLAAEVETAMKKMLTEIETTKRRVNALEFKLLPDLYEGQEYIEQKLEEQEREEIFRMKKVKAKKEEEEDEEEEQALEEAGRAETRTPSDD, from the coding sequence ATGGCTCAGGACATCAAGCCGACCCGGAAGAATTTGATGGAGATCGAGGACCGCATCGAACTCTCCGAGCGAGGCCACGACACGCTCGAACAGAAGCGAGACGGCCTCATCATGGAGTTCATGGACATCCTCGACCAGGCACAGGACGTCCGCGAGGGCCTCGAATCGGACTACGACACCGCCCAGAAGAAGATCAACATGGCGCGCGCGATGGAGGGCGACATCGCGGTGCGCGGCGCGGCCGCGGCGCTCGAAGAACACCCCGAAATCACGGTCGAATCCCGGAACATCATGGGCGTCGTCGTCCCGCAAATCGAGTCCTCGAAGGTGAAAAAGAGCCTCGACGAGCGCGGCTACGGCATTCTCGGCACGAGCGCGCGCATCGACGAGGCCGCCGAGGCCTACGAGGAACTGCTCGAATCCATCGTGCTCGCGGCTGAGGTCGAGACGGCGATGAAGAAGATGCTGACGGAAATCGAGACGACCAAGCGCCGCGTGAACGCCCTGGAGTTCAAACTCCTGCCGGACCTCTACGAGGGCCAGGAGTACATCGAGCAGAAACTCGAAGAGCAGGAACGCGAGGAGATCTTCCGCATGAAGAAGGTGAAGGCGAAGAAAGAGGAGGAGGAAGACGAGGAAGAAGAGCAGGCGCTCGAAGAGGCCGGCCGCGCGGAGACGCGCACGCCGTCGGACGACTGA